From one Stigmatopora nigra isolate UIUO_SnigA chromosome 8, RoL_Snig_1.1, whole genome shotgun sequence genomic stretch:
- the LOC144200400 gene encoding arfaptin-2-like isoform X1, with product MAEGIMSKAATMEIPINSNGDTGTQPEDDSLEQDLQQVMVSGPNLNETSIVSGGYGGPAGGIIPTSTIKDPAIRFNPDYLDRRRAPAPDIRMKSRAASLPSSQSAAAARAGRASPPPPLSGSSNHNTCNASEEVSRGVAVEKLDSVKKWGINTYKCTKQMFSERFGRGSRTVDLELEAQIDLLIDTKSKYENILRLATALTGHFQSMVQTQQALGDTFTDLSQKSPELQDEFGYNAETQKLLCKNGESLLGAINFFVSSIDTLVNKTMEDTLVTIKHYENARLEFDAYRSDLEELSLGPRDGAAVVRMEMAQHDYQVHRDKYERLRSDVTIKLKFLEENKVKVMHKQLLLFHNAISAYFAGNQQQLEQTLVQFNVKLKPPGSDKPSWLEEQ from the exons GATTTGCAGCAGGTGATGGTATCGGGTCCAAACCTCAACGAAACCAGCATCGTGTCGGGAGGCTACGGCGGTCCAGCGGGGGGCATCATTCCTACCAGCACCATCAAAG ACCCCGCCATTCGTTTCAACCCTGACTATTTGGACAGAAGACGGGCCCCTGCACCAG ACATCCGCATGAAATCCCGAGCCGCCAGCCTGCCGAGCAGCCaatccgccgccgccgccagagCCGGCCGAGcgtcgccaccgccgccgctctcaG gcTCGTCCAACCACAACACCTGCAACGCCAGTGAGGAAGTATCCCGGGGCGTGGCGGTGGAAAAGCTGGACAGTGTGAAGAAATGGGGGATCAACACTTACAAG TGCACCAAGCAGATGTTCTCGGAGCGCTTCGGGCGAGGCTCCAGGACGGTGGACCTGGAACTGGAGGCCCAGATCGACCTTCTGATAGACACCAAGAGCAAGTACGAGAACATCCTGCGGCTGGCCACCGCCCTCACCGGCCACTTCCAGAGCATGGTGCAGACTCAGCAGGCCCTGGGAGACACCTTCACGGACCTCAGCCAGAAGTCGCCCGAGCTCCAG GACGAATTTGGCTACAACGCGGAAACTCAAAAGCTGCTGTGCAAGAACGGCGAGTCCTTGCTGGGCGCCATCAACTTCTTTGTGTCCAGCATCGACACCCTGGTCAACAAAACCATGGAGGACACCCTCGTGACCATCAAGCACTATGAGAACGCCAG GTTGGAGTTTGACGCCTACCGCTCGGACCTGGAGGAGCTGAGTTTAGGCCCCAGGGACGGCGCCGCCGTGGTCCGCATGGAAATGGCCCAACACGACTACCAAGTCCACCGGGACAAGTACGAGCGGCTGCGCAGCGACGTCACCATCAAGCTCAAGTTTTTGGAGGAGAACAAG GTGAAAGTGATGCACAAGCAACTGCTGCTCTTCCACAACGCCATCTCGGCCTACTTTGCCGGCAaccagcagcagctggaacaaacTCTGGTGCAGTTCAACGTCAAGCTAAAGCCGCCCGGCTCCGACAAGCCCTCCTGGCTGGAGGAACAGTGA
- the LOC144200400 gene encoding arfaptin-2-like isoform X3 → MAEGIMSKAATMEIPINSNGDTGTQPEDDSLEQDLQQVMVSGPNLNETSIVSGGYGGPAGGIIPTSTIKDPAIRFNPDYLDRRRAPAPGSSNHNTCNASEEVSRGVAVEKLDSVKKWGINTYKCTKQMFSERFGRGSRTVDLELEAQIDLLIDTKSKYENILRLATALTGHFQSMVQTQQALGDTFTDLSQKSPELQDEFGYNAETQKLLCKNGESLLGAINFFVSSIDTLVNKTMEDTLVTIKHYENARLEFDAYRSDLEELSLGPRDGAAVVRMEMAQHDYQVHRDKYERLRSDVTIKLKFLEENKVKVMHKQLLLFHNAISAYFAGNQQQLEQTLVQFNVKLKPPGSDKPSWLEEQ, encoded by the exons GATTTGCAGCAGGTGATGGTATCGGGTCCAAACCTCAACGAAACCAGCATCGTGTCGGGAGGCTACGGCGGTCCAGCGGGGGGCATCATTCCTACCAGCACCATCAAAG ACCCCGCCATTCGTTTCAACCCTGACTATTTGGACAGAAGACGGGCCCCTGCACCAG gcTCGTCCAACCACAACACCTGCAACGCCAGTGAGGAAGTATCCCGGGGCGTGGCGGTGGAAAAGCTGGACAGTGTGAAGAAATGGGGGATCAACACTTACAAG TGCACCAAGCAGATGTTCTCGGAGCGCTTCGGGCGAGGCTCCAGGACGGTGGACCTGGAACTGGAGGCCCAGATCGACCTTCTGATAGACACCAAGAGCAAGTACGAGAACATCCTGCGGCTGGCCACCGCCCTCACCGGCCACTTCCAGAGCATGGTGCAGACTCAGCAGGCCCTGGGAGACACCTTCACGGACCTCAGCCAGAAGTCGCCCGAGCTCCAG GACGAATTTGGCTACAACGCGGAAACTCAAAAGCTGCTGTGCAAGAACGGCGAGTCCTTGCTGGGCGCCATCAACTTCTTTGTGTCCAGCATCGACACCCTGGTCAACAAAACCATGGAGGACACCCTCGTGACCATCAAGCACTATGAGAACGCCAG GTTGGAGTTTGACGCCTACCGCTCGGACCTGGAGGAGCTGAGTTTAGGCCCCAGGGACGGCGCCGCCGTGGTCCGCATGGAAATGGCCCAACACGACTACCAAGTCCACCGGGACAAGTACGAGCGGCTGCGCAGCGACGTCACCATCAAGCTCAAGTTTTTGGAGGAGAACAAG GTGAAAGTGATGCACAAGCAACTGCTGCTCTTCCACAACGCCATCTCGGCCTACTTTGCCGGCAaccagcagcagctggaacaaacTCTGGTGCAGTTCAACGTCAAGCTAAAGCCGCCCGGCTCCGACAAGCCCTCCTGGCTGGAGGAACAGTGA
- the LOC144200400 gene encoding arfaptin-2-like isoform X4, with translation MAEGIMSKAATMEIPINSNGDTGTQPEDDSLEQDLQQVMVSGPNLNETSIVSGGYGGPAGGIIPTSTIKGSSNHNTCNASEEVSRGVAVEKLDSVKKWGINTYKCTKQMFSERFGRGSRTVDLELEAQIDLLIDTKSKYENILRLATALTGHFQSMVQTQQALGDTFTDLSQKSPELQDEFGYNAETQKLLCKNGESLLGAINFFVSSIDTLVNKTMEDTLVTIKHYENARLEFDAYRSDLEELSLGPRDGAAVVRMEMAQHDYQVHRDKYERLRSDVTIKLKFLEENKVKVMHKQLLLFHNAISAYFAGNQQQLEQTLVQFNVKLKPPGSDKPSWLEEQ, from the exons GATTTGCAGCAGGTGATGGTATCGGGTCCAAACCTCAACGAAACCAGCATCGTGTCGGGAGGCTACGGCGGTCCAGCGGGGGGCATCATTCCTACCAGCACCATCAAAG gcTCGTCCAACCACAACACCTGCAACGCCAGTGAGGAAGTATCCCGGGGCGTGGCGGTGGAAAAGCTGGACAGTGTGAAGAAATGGGGGATCAACACTTACAAG TGCACCAAGCAGATGTTCTCGGAGCGCTTCGGGCGAGGCTCCAGGACGGTGGACCTGGAACTGGAGGCCCAGATCGACCTTCTGATAGACACCAAGAGCAAGTACGAGAACATCCTGCGGCTGGCCACCGCCCTCACCGGCCACTTCCAGAGCATGGTGCAGACTCAGCAGGCCCTGGGAGACACCTTCACGGACCTCAGCCAGAAGTCGCCCGAGCTCCAG GACGAATTTGGCTACAACGCGGAAACTCAAAAGCTGCTGTGCAAGAACGGCGAGTCCTTGCTGGGCGCCATCAACTTCTTTGTGTCCAGCATCGACACCCTGGTCAACAAAACCATGGAGGACACCCTCGTGACCATCAAGCACTATGAGAACGCCAG GTTGGAGTTTGACGCCTACCGCTCGGACCTGGAGGAGCTGAGTTTAGGCCCCAGGGACGGCGCCGCCGTGGTCCGCATGGAAATGGCCCAACACGACTACCAAGTCCACCGGGACAAGTACGAGCGGCTGCGCAGCGACGTCACCATCAAGCTCAAGTTTTTGGAGGAGAACAAG GTGAAAGTGATGCACAAGCAACTGCTGCTCTTCCACAACGCCATCTCGGCCTACTTTGCCGGCAaccagcagcagctggaacaaacTCTGGTGCAGTTCAACGTCAAGCTAAAGCCGCCCGGCTCCGACAAGCCCTCCTGGCTGGAGGAACAGTGA
- the LOC144200400 gene encoding arfaptin-2-like isoform X2 translates to MAEGIMSKAATMEIPINSNGDTGTQPEDDSLEQDLQQVMVSGPNLNETSIVSGGYGGPAGGIIPTSTIKDIRMKSRAASLPSSQSAAAARAGRASPPPPLSGSSNHNTCNASEEVSRGVAVEKLDSVKKWGINTYKCTKQMFSERFGRGSRTVDLELEAQIDLLIDTKSKYENILRLATALTGHFQSMVQTQQALGDTFTDLSQKSPELQDEFGYNAETQKLLCKNGESLLGAINFFVSSIDTLVNKTMEDTLVTIKHYENARLEFDAYRSDLEELSLGPRDGAAVVRMEMAQHDYQVHRDKYERLRSDVTIKLKFLEENKVKVMHKQLLLFHNAISAYFAGNQQQLEQTLVQFNVKLKPPGSDKPSWLEEQ, encoded by the exons GATTTGCAGCAGGTGATGGTATCGGGTCCAAACCTCAACGAAACCAGCATCGTGTCGGGAGGCTACGGCGGTCCAGCGGGGGGCATCATTCCTACCAGCACCATCAAAG ACATCCGCATGAAATCCCGAGCCGCCAGCCTGCCGAGCAGCCaatccgccgccgccgccagagCCGGCCGAGcgtcgccaccgccgccgctctcaG gcTCGTCCAACCACAACACCTGCAACGCCAGTGAGGAAGTATCCCGGGGCGTGGCGGTGGAAAAGCTGGACAGTGTGAAGAAATGGGGGATCAACACTTACAAG TGCACCAAGCAGATGTTCTCGGAGCGCTTCGGGCGAGGCTCCAGGACGGTGGACCTGGAACTGGAGGCCCAGATCGACCTTCTGATAGACACCAAGAGCAAGTACGAGAACATCCTGCGGCTGGCCACCGCCCTCACCGGCCACTTCCAGAGCATGGTGCAGACTCAGCAGGCCCTGGGAGACACCTTCACGGACCTCAGCCAGAAGTCGCCCGAGCTCCAG GACGAATTTGGCTACAACGCGGAAACTCAAAAGCTGCTGTGCAAGAACGGCGAGTCCTTGCTGGGCGCCATCAACTTCTTTGTGTCCAGCATCGACACCCTGGTCAACAAAACCATGGAGGACACCCTCGTGACCATCAAGCACTATGAGAACGCCAG GTTGGAGTTTGACGCCTACCGCTCGGACCTGGAGGAGCTGAGTTTAGGCCCCAGGGACGGCGCCGCCGTGGTCCGCATGGAAATGGCCCAACACGACTACCAAGTCCACCGGGACAAGTACGAGCGGCTGCGCAGCGACGTCACCATCAAGCTCAAGTTTTTGGAGGAGAACAAG GTGAAAGTGATGCACAAGCAACTGCTGCTCTTCCACAACGCCATCTCGGCCTACTTTGCCGGCAaccagcagcagctggaacaaacTCTGGTGCAGTTCAACGTCAAGCTAAAGCCGCCCGGCTCCGACAAGCCCTCCTGGCTGGAGGAACAGTGA